From Topomyia yanbarensis strain Yona2022 chromosome 1, ASM3024719v1, whole genome shotgun sequence, one genomic window encodes:
- the LOC131676806 gene encoding CLIP domain-containing serine protease B15-like, translating into MIRLIWTIILTLAAVGPVLLVQAGFPKDCGQRKRKIAQLIVGGKEAQVGNWPWHTAIFHREGLTFEYKCGGTILDKNTILTAGHCVRLPTGIIASERLSVQVGRNRLRVADERSQEHEADRILVHRSFQSGAVEHDIALIKLATDIKFTDYIQPVCLWDKGDDRLLIRDREGTIVGFGATGTLSFSEILNEAQLPVVDNQVCIDSNREVFGLSLTSNMYCAGRRDGVNACNGDSGGGMFFLFGDRWFVRGIISFSPTIENSGRCDPFEYVVFTDVARYVDWIAQQLNASFVEAPARSDVHPKLRLLSQDICGVNSYPFDKEDNKPIFLTYPWVGLIEYTQQGVRERKTLCHGILISERYLVTAAQCVYNTKNYKPVAIRLGEYDTSSSQDCDQLDGHSVCSPPTQTLNIETITVHQQYNKPRFANDVALIRLRQPADISPDNVKPICLPLSKTLRSYKPTTFTRVGWKGSTKQPRVQRSEVTVVESVACQRLYHENQIPLEKTFRQICVERDPAASGCVFDIPAAPLQAVQTVDGSPRYVLHGFLSFGPNKCHLSYPDVYTNVGTYLAWILDNIQE; encoded by the exons ATGATTCGGCTGATTTGGACCATCATATTAACGTTGGCCGCAGTGGGACCGGTTCTGCTAGTTCAAGCTGGCTTCCCAAAAGATTGTGGCCAGCGGAAGCGTAAGATCGCCCAGCTGATCGTCGGAGGAAAGGAAGCCCAGGTAGGAAATTGGCCTTGGCACACAGCTATCTTTCATCGGGAGGGGCTGACCTTCGAGTACAAGTGTGGCGGGACGATTCTGGATAAGAACACCATTCTGACAG CCGGACACTGCGTTCGTCTACCGACCGGTATCATCGCCAGTGAACGACTTTCGGTCCAGGTTGGACGAAATCGGCTCCGCGTAGCGGACGAACGTTCTCAAGAACATGAAGCGGATCGGATCTTGGTTCATCGAAGCTTTCAGAGTGGTGCCGTGGAACATGACATTGCGCTGATCAAGCTGGCAACCGATATCAAGTTTACGGACTATATTCAGCCGGTCTGTCTGTGGGATAAGGGAGATGATCGGTTGTTGATTCGCGATCGGGAAGGGACTATCGTTGGATTTGGAGCAACGGGAACCTTAAGCTTTTCGGAGATTTTGAACGAAGCTCAACTGCCGGTGGTGGACAATCAGGTCTGTATTGATAGTAATCGGGAGGTTTTCGGTTTATCGCTGACCAGCAATATGTACTGCGCGGGAAGACGCGATGGAGTGAATGCCTGTAACGGAGATAGTGGTGGTGGGATGTTCTTCCTGTTCGGTGATCGATGGTTCGTTAGAGGGATCATATCGTTTTCACCGACGATCGAAAATAGCGGGCGATGTGACCCCTTCGAGTATGTCGTTTTTACGGACGTTGCTCGATACGTCGATTGGATTGCTCAGCAATTGAATGCCTCTTTTGTTGAAGCTCCAGCTCGATCGGACGTTCACCCGAAGCTGAGGTTACTCAGCCAGGACATCTGCGGAGTCAACTCGTACCCGTTCGACAAAGAAGATAACAAACCAATCTTTCTAACTTATCCCTGGGTAGGATTAATCGAATACACCCAACAAGGAGTTCGTGAACGAAAAACTCTTTGCCATGGTATCCTGATCAGTGAACGGTACCTGGTAACGGCAGCTCAGTGCGTGTACaacactaaaaattataaaCCCGTAGCGATCAGACTAGGCGAATACGACACCTCTAGCAGTCAGGATTGTGACCAGTTGGACGGCCATTCGGTTTGTTCACCGCCGACACAAACCTTGAACATCGAAACGATCACCGTACATCAGCAGTACAACAAACCCCGGTTCGCTAACGATGTCGCCTTGATTCGACTCCGCCAACCAGCGGACATTTCGCCAGACAACGTCAAACCGATCTGTCTTCCACTGTCCAAGACGCTGCGCAGTTACAAACCAACGACCTTTACCCGGGTCGGTTGGAAGGGTAGCACAAAGCAGCCACGTGTCCAACGGTCCGAGGTTACCGTCGTTGAATCCGTCGCTTGCCAGCGACTGTACCACGAGAATCAGATTCCGCTGGAGAAAACCTTCCGACAGATCTGCGTTGAACGGGACCCGGCCGCTTCCGGTTGTGTATTTGACATTCCGGCTGCTCCGCTGCAAGCCGTCCAAACGGTGGACGGTAGCCCGCGGTACGTTCTGCACGGGTTTCTCTCGTTCGGTCCCAACAAGTGCCATCTGAGCTATCCGGATGTGTACACCAACGTGGGCACCTATCTGGCATGGATTTTGGATAATATTCAGGAGTGA
- the LOC131676807 gene encoding zinc finger protein 148-like isoform X1, whose protein sequence is MEHDEFSLEYFCRLCASEGVVIHPLFPPGDDDPKDELVRMIDVLTSVTLTRTQDSRAVICDKCLQMLDLFCQFREECLRQDVMIRTRRVLDKDRQEEERRLLVQQQLAERQQAAALEAVVEIKEEEPPEPPTIVIDDCKEEQEPEEEEEDDEEPQSAAEAMLQSSLVANSNFQSPAEISLYSQTSNLSISVQVNQISLNGTIPAHTAAPTGSAEPASSEARPVQRTAAFRKGKLDPNKPPPDCDTCQESFSTHYDYEQHMDSVHAWDRGARCSLACDPCQMRFTKSYNLKRHMYEVHGELAPGLTVTACEYCGLRFLRGYTLNRHVAKMHSKRKAKKMLLLKSK, encoded by the exons ATGGAGCACGATGAATT TAGTCTGGAGTACTTTTGCAGACTGTGCGCCTCGGAGGGGGTGGTGATACATCCGCTTTTTCCCCCTGGAGACGACGACCCCAAGGACGAACTGGTCCGGATGATCGATGTGCTGACCTCGGTGACGCTGACACGTACCCAGGACTCCCGTGCGGTCATCTGTGACAAGTGTCTCCAAATGCTGGATTTGTTCTGTCAGTTTCGCGAGGAATGTCTCCGGCAGGATGTTATGATACGCACACGGCGCGTACTGGATAAGGATCGGCAGGAGGAAGAGCGAAGATTGCTCGTACAGCAACAGCTGGCAGAACGTCAGCAAGCTGCCGCCCTGGAGGCGGTTGTCGAAATAAAAGAGGAAGAACCACCGGAGCCACCGACGATTGTGATAGATGACTGCAAGGAGGAACAGGAACCGGAGGAAGAGGAGGAGGACGACGAGGAACCACAATCAGCAGCGGAAGCAATGCTTCAATCTAGTCTAGTAGCCAACAGCAATTTTCAGTCGCCAGCAGAGATTTCACTTTACTCACAAACCAGCAACCTATCGATTTCGGTGCAGGTCAATCAGATTTCGCTCAATGGAACCATTCCAGCGCATACAGCAGCTCCTACCGGGAGCGCAGAACCAGCTAGCTCCGAGGCTCGTCCCGTCCAGCGAACAGCAGCATTCCGGAAGGGTAAACTTGATCCGAACAAACCCCCACCGGACTGTGATACGTGTCAGGAGAGTTTCAGCACCCACTACGATTACGAGCAGCACATGGACAGTGTGCACGCGTGGGATCGCGGTGCGCGATGCTCTTTAGCATGCGATCCGTGTCAGATGCGCTTCACCAAGTCGTACAATTTGAAACGACACATGTACGAGGTGCACGGCGAATTGGCCCCCGGGTTGACGGTAACCGCATGTGAATACTGTGGCTTGCGATTTCTGCGCGGTTACACACTCAATCGACACGTTGCCAAGATGCACAGTAAGCGGAAAGCGAAGAAGATGCTGCTGCTGAAGAGTAAGTGA
- the LOC131676807 gene encoding zinc finger protein 148-like isoform X2 yields MEHDEFLEYFCRLCASEGVVIHPLFPPGDDDPKDELVRMIDVLTSVTLTRTQDSRAVICDKCLQMLDLFCQFREECLRQDVMIRTRRVLDKDRQEEERRLLVQQQLAERQQAAALEAVVEIKEEEPPEPPTIVIDDCKEEQEPEEEEEDDEEPQSAAEAMLQSSLVANSNFQSPAEISLYSQTSNLSISVQVNQISLNGTIPAHTAAPTGSAEPASSEARPVQRTAAFRKGKLDPNKPPPDCDTCQESFSTHYDYEQHMDSVHAWDRGARCSLACDPCQMRFTKSYNLKRHMYEVHGELAPGLTVTACEYCGLRFLRGYTLNRHVAKMHSKRKAKKMLLLKSK; encoded by the exons ATGGAGCACGATGAATT TCTGGAGTACTTTTGCAGACTGTGCGCCTCGGAGGGGGTGGTGATACATCCGCTTTTTCCCCCTGGAGACGACGACCCCAAGGACGAACTGGTCCGGATGATCGATGTGCTGACCTCGGTGACGCTGACACGTACCCAGGACTCCCGTGCGGTCATCTGTGACAAGTGTCTCCAAATGCTGGATTTGTTCTGTCAGTTTCGCGAGGAATGTCTCCGGCAGGATGTTATGATACGCACACGGCGCGTACTGGATAAGGATCGGCAGGAGGAAGAGCGAAGATTGCTCGTACAGCAACAGCTGGCAGAACGTCAGCAAGCTGCCGCCCTGGAGGCGGTTGTCGAAATAAAAGAGGAAGAACCACCGGAGCCACCGACGATTGTGATAGATGACTGCAAGGAGGAACAGGAACCGGAGGAAGAGGAGGAGGACGACGAGGAACCACAATCAGCAGCGGAAGCAATGCTTCAATCTAGTCTAGTAGCCAACAGCAATTTTCAGTCGCCAGCAGAGATTTCACTTTACTCACAAACCAGCAACCTATCGATTTCGGTGCAGGTCAATCAGATTTCGCTCAATGGAACCATTCCAGCGCATACAGCAGCTCCTACCGGGAGCGCAGAACCAGCTAGCTCCGAGGCTCGTCCCGTCCAGCGAACAGCAGCATTCCGGAAGGGTAAACTTGATCCGAACAAACCCCCACCGGACTGTGATACGTGTCAGGAGAGTTTCAGCACCCACTACGATTACGAGCAGCACATGGACAGTGTGCACGCGTGGGATCGCGGTGCGCGATGCTCTTTAGCATGCGATCCGTGTCAGATGCGCTTCACCAAGTCGTACAATTTGAAACGACACATGTACGAGGTGCACGGCGAATTGGCCCCCGGGTTGACGGTAACCGCATGTGAATACTGTGGCTTGCGATTTCTGCGCGGTTACACACTCAATCGACACGTTGCCAAGATGCACAGTAAGCGGAAAGCGAAGAAGATGCTGCTGCTGAAGAGTAAGTGA